A region from the Geobacillus vulcani PSS1 genome encodes:
- the argJ gene encoding bifunctional ornithine acetyltransferase/N-acetylglutamate synthase — MTMTKQTAQVTALADGTIVTPKGFQAAGVQAGLRYSKNDLGVIICDVPASAAAVYTQSHFQAAPLKVTQESLAVEQTLQAVIVNSACANACTGARGLRDAYEMRDLCAKQFGFAPHHVAVASTGVIGEYLPMEKIRAGIETLVPGAAMADAEAFQTAILTTDTVMKRACYQTTVDGKTVTIGGAAKGSGMIHPNMATMLAFITTDANISPPVLQAALRAATDVSFNQITVDGDTSTNDMVIVMASGLAGNHELTPDHPDWGNFYEALRKTCEDLAKQIARDGEGATKLIEVRVRGAKTDAEAKKIAKQIVGSNLVKTAVYGADANWGRIIGAIGYADADVNPDNVDVAIGPIVMLKGSEPQPFSEEEAAAYLQNEMIVIDVDLHIGDGVGIAWGCDLTYDYVKINASYRT, encoded by the coding sequence ATGACAATGACGAAACAAACGGCGCAAGTGACGGCGCTTGCCGATGGAACGATCGTCACGCCGAAAGGGTTTCAAGCGGCCGGAGTGCAAGCCGGGCTGCGTTATTCGAAAAACGATTTAGGAGTCATTATCTGCGACGTGCCAGCTTCGGCCGCCGCTGTGTATACCCAAAGCCATTTTCAGGCCGCGCCGCTGAAAGTGACGCAGGAAAGCCTTGCGGTCGAGCAAACATTGCAGGCGGTCATCGTCAACAGCGCCTGCGCGAACGCCTGCACCGGTGCGCGAGGGCTTCGCGACGCGTATGAAATGCGCGACCTGTGCGCGAAACAATTCGGCTTCGCGCCGCATCATGTGGCCGTCGCTTCAACGGGCGTGATCGGGGAATATTTGCCGATGGAAAAAATCCGCGCCGGCATCGAAACGCTTGTCCCGGGAGCGGCGATGGCGGATGCCGAAGCGTTTCAAACCGCCATTTTAACGACCGATACGGTGATGAAGCGCGCTTGTTACCAAACGACGGTGGACGGCAAAACGGTGACGATCGGCGGGGCGGCGAAAGGGTCGGGGATGATTCACCCGAACATGGCGACAATGCTTGCGTTCATTACGACCGATGCCAATATTTCGCCGCCGGTGCTGCAGGCGGCGCTGCGAGCGGCTACGGACGTTTCGTTTAACCAAATTACGGTCGACGGCGATACGTCGACGAACGATATGGTCATCGTCATGGCAAGCGGCTTGGCTGGGAATCACGAGCTGACGCCCGATCATCCGGATTGGGGGAACTTTTACGAAGCGCTGCGAAAAACGTGCGAGGACTTGGCCAAACAAATCGCGAGAGACGGCGAGGGAGCGACAAAGCTTATTGAAGTGCGCGTGCGCGGCGCGAAAACGGATGCCGAAGCGAAAAAAATCGCCAAGCAAATCGTCGGCTCCAACTTGGTGAAAACGGCCGTTTACGGCGCGGACGCCAACTGGGGGCGAATCATCGGCGCGATCGGCTATGCGGATGCCGACGTGAACCCCGACAACGTCGATGTCGCCATCGGGCCGATCGTAATGTTGAAAGGGAGCGAGCCGCAGCCGTTTTCCGAAGAGGAAGCGGCCGCCTACTTGCAAAATGAAATGATCGTCATTGACGTCGATCTTCATATCGGCGATGGCGTTGGGATCGCTTGGGGCTGCGACTTGACGTACGATTACGTGAAAATTAACGCCAGCTACCGGACATAA
- the argC gene encoding N-acetyl-gamma-glutamyl-phosphate reductase yields MKVAIIGATGYSGAELFRLLHGHPHVDRCDVYSSSQDGIHLSESFPHIGDIDDVVLHKLDIEALAKYDAVFFATPPGVSGEWAPALVDRGVKVIDLSGDFRLKDGALYAQWYGREAAPAAYLERAVYGLTEWNREAIREAELLSNPGCYPTATLLGLAPLVREGWVSEDSIIVDAKSGVSGAGRKAGLGTHFSEVNENVKIYKVNAHQHIPEIEQMLGTWNEAVEPITFSTHLIPMTRGIMATMYAKAKQPLSLSDLLDLYKTSYEDSPFVRIRKPGQFPATKEVYGSNYCDIGLAYDERTGRVTVVAVIDNLMKGAAGQAVQNFNLMMGWDEAAGLPSLPIYP; encoded by the coding sequence ATGAAAGTGGCAATCATCGGGGCGACGGGATACAGCGGCGCGGAGCTGTTTCGCTTGTTGCATGGGCATCCGCACGTTGACCGCTGTGACGTCTATTCGTCGTCGCAAGATGGGATTCATTTATCGGAGAGTTTCCCGCACATCGGTGATATCGATGATGTGGTGTTGCATAAACTGGACATCGAGGCGCTCGCCAAGTATGACGCGGTCTTTTTCGCCACGCCGCCCGGGGTGTCGGGGGAGTGGGCGCCGGCGCTTGTCGACCGCGGAGTGAAAGTGATTGACTTATCGGGCGATTTCCGTTTGAAAGACGGCGCGCTGTACGCACAATGGTACGGGCGCGAGGCGGCGCCGGCTGCGTATTTGGAGCGGGCGGTGTACGGATTGACCGAGTGGAACCGGGAAGCGATCCGCGAGGCCGAGCTTTTATCCAACCCGGGCTGCTATCCGACGGCGACGTTGCTTGGCCTGGCTCCGCTTGTCAGAGAAGGATGGGTCAGCGAAGACTCGATCATCGTTGATGCGAAGTCGGGCGTGTCGGGCGCGGGACGGAAAGCAGGGCTCGGGACGCATTTTTCCGAAGTCAACGAAAACGTGAAAATTTATAAAGTGAATGCCCATCAGCACATTCCGGAAATTGAACAAATGCTCGGAACATGGAACGAGGCGGTGGAGCCGATCACGTTCAGCACCCACTTGATCCCGATGACAAGAGGCATTATGGCGACGATGTACGCGAAGGCGAAACAGCCGCTTTCCCTTAGCGATTTACTAGATTTATATAAAACAAGTTACGAAGATTCGCCGTTTGTCCGCATCCGCAAGCCGGGGCAGTTTCCGGCAACGAAAGAAGTGTACGGCTCGAACTATTGCGACATCGGCCTCGCCTATGATGAGCGGACGGGACGGGTGACGGTCGTGGCGGTGATCGATAACTTGATGAAAGGGGCTGCCGGGCAGGCGGTCCAAAACTTCAATTTGATGATGGGATGGGATGAGGCGGCGGGCCTCCCATCCTTGCCGATCTATCCGTAA
- a CDS encoding Crp/Fnr family transcriptional regulator, translating to MNEVESREWQKWLTSLGHDLRLEKGTYLFQEGEKADEIYYIQSGKIQISKMDMDGRELTLRICNEGDLIGELTLFCPGARYMLTAKVLEDGVVSAIKRETLEQELANNPKLAIEFMKWMSLHFRKTQTKFRDLILHGKKGALYSTLIRLCNSYGVMKEDGILIDLPLTNQELANFCGTAREVVNRMLGDLRKKGVISVQKGKIRVHHLQYLRDEIACEGCPPELCSID from the coding sequence ATGAACGAGGTTGAATCTCGTGAATGGCAGAAATGGCTTACATCACTTGGACATGATCTTCGCCTTGAGAAGGGAACGTACTTGTTTCAAGAAGGGGAAAAGGCAGACGAGATTTACTATATTCAATCGGGGAAAATCCAAATCAGCAAAATGGACATGGACGGACGAGAGCTCACGCTGCGCATTTGCAACGAGGGCGATTTGATCGGCGAGCTGACGCTCTTTTGCCCCGGTGCCCGCTACATGTTGACGGCGAAAGTGTTGGAAGATGGCGTCGTTTCCGCCATTAAGCGCGAGACGCTCGAACAAGAGCTCGCCAACAACCCGAAGCTGGCCATCGAGTTCATGAAATGGATGAGCCTCCATTTCCGCAAAACACAAACGAAATTCCGCGATTTGATTTTGCATGGCAAAAAAGGGGCGCTCTATTCCACGCTCATCCGCCTTTGCAACAGCTATGGCGTGATGAAAGAAGACGGCATTTTGATCGACCTGCCTCTTACAAACCAAGAGCTTGCCAACTTTTGCGGCACCGCCCGCGAAGTCGTCAACCGCATGCTCGGCGACTTGCGGAAAAAAGGCGTCATCTCCGTGCAAAAAGGAAAAATTCGCGTCCACCATTTGCAATACTTGCGCGATGAGATCGCCTGCGAAGGCTGCCCGCCCGAGCTGTGCAGCATTGACTGA
- a CDS encoding DUF2269 family protein — protein sequence MGKMGVTQRKWLKSFHILFPSIWVGSGFSMIFLMMVKSQSINTMYSIWHSIKLIDVLFVAIPNILTLITGLMMAKMTNWGLKHTWIKVKLFINIVIAIIGGTFMRNLIDKQLVMLKTGEPSVLENSAFLSNSQVLVISTLLIMLAVIFAIFISVIKPWDKRRKNKQQKVDPLNS from the coding sequence ATGGGAAAAATGGGAGTTACTCAACGTAAATGGTTAAAAAGTTTTCATATTTTATTCCCGTCAATATGGGTAGGTTCTGGTTTTAGTATGATTTTCCTTATGATGGTTAAAAGCCAATCAATTAACACCATGTACTCCATTTGGCATTCCATCAAGCTAATTGATGTATTATTTGTCGCCATTCCCAACATATTAACCCTAATTACTGGTTTAATGATGGCAAAAATGACAAATTGGGGGTTAAAGCATACTTGGATAAAAGTTAAACTTTTCATCAATATTGTGATTGCCATCATTGGCGGTACATTTATGAGAAACCTAATTGACAAACAATTAGTGATGTTAAAAACGGGCGAACCGTCGGTGCTGGAGAATTCAGCTTTTTTATCGAATAGTCAGGTATTGGTTATTTCCACTTTATTAATAATGCTGGCAGTTATTTTTGCCATTTTTATTTCCGTTATTAAGCCGTGGGATAAAAGAAGAAAAAATAAACAACAAAAAGTTGACCCTTTAAATTCATAA
- a CDS encoding methyltransferase family protein — MFFDKFNLFTILQLVCWLSLFGYWIIAANKQSKNNIQNTNELVGFLKLAGLPIALFVPWFGWGWVGNRLFPASLITGILGTLLSVFGVFIAIWARRILGRNWSGNVVIQKGHQLIQEGPYSIVRHPIYTGVVFTLFGSAIVLTGLEGFIVAILCSVGLYFKAKKEEKLLIEQFPKEYPEYKKRVKTLIPFLL; from the coding sequence ATGTTTTTTGATAAATTCAATTTGTTTACTATACTACAATTGGTTTGTTGGTTGTCACTCTTTGGCTATTGGATTATTGCTGCCAATAAGCAAAGCAAAAATAACATTCAAAATACAAATGAACTTGTGGGGTTTTTAAAACTTGCGGGTCTTCCTATCGCATTGTTCGTACCGTGGTTTGGTTGGGGGTGGGTCGGAAATAGATTGTTTCCGGCTTCCCTGATAACAGGCATATTAGGAACCTTATTATCAGTATTCGGCGTATTTATTGCCATATGGGCAAGAAGAATTTTAGGTAGAAACTGGAGCGGAAACGTTGTAATCCAAAAAGGTCATCAACTCATCCAAGAAGGGCCTTATAGCATCGTCCGTCACCCTATATACACTGGGGTTGTTTTTACTCTTTTCGGATCGGCTATTGTATTAACTGGGCTTGAGGGCTTCATCGTCGCAATTTTATGTTCTGTTGGGCTTTATTTTAAAGCAAAAAAAGAAGAAAAACTTCTTATCGAACAATTTCCAAAGGAGTATCCGGAATACAAGAAACGGGTAAAAACTTTAATACCATTTTTATTATAA
- a CDS encoding MarR family winged helix-turn-helix transcriptional regulator, whose amino-acid sequence MPNANENEAFNPFFRSVGFLLSMAGRAINKKFENAIQETGLKARHLGVLNYLKHLGPLPQNSIAQKLSIDKSTLVPIIDELERQGLVERKRNLKDRRAYDLTITKSGEKKLIQALSIIPDLENAWFASLNDEERSFLHQILTRLLFGPNGILSEQ is encoded by the coding sequence ATGCCAAATGCGAATGAAAATGAGGCTTTTAATCCGTTTTTCAGAAGTGTTGGTTTTTTGCTTTCGATGGCCGGACGTGCAATAAACAAAAAGTTTGAAAATGCCATTCAAGAAACAGGACTTAAAGCTAGGCATTTAGGAGTACTAAATTATTTAAAACATTTAGGTCCACTTCCACAAAATTCCATAGCACAAAAGTTATCCATCGATAAATCAACTTTAGTACCAATCATCGATGAACTTGAAAGGCAAGGGCTAGTGGAACGTAAACGAAATTTAAAAGATCGCAGAGCATATGACCTTACGATAACTAAATCTGGGGAGAAAAAACTTATTCAAGCCCTTTCTATTATTCCCGATTTGGAAAATGCTTGGTTTGCTTCATTGAATGATGAGGAGCGTTCATTTTTGCATCAAATCCTTACACGCCTCTTATTCGGGCCAAATGGAATATTATCTGAACAATAA
- a CDS encoding IS481 family transposase, whose protein sequence is MDESMRHDIALFRYGLIAPLVNGQVEPKAYLNEVGGRVHSIPHQGDKLIATKTILDWCARYKKGGFDALKPKRRSDRGRSRRLSPDDEDHILALRKEHPTMPVTVFYEQLTKQGDIPTTLSYFTIYRLLKKHNLVGKEILPMPERKRFAYDQINELWQGDLSHGPTIRVHGKAQKTFLIAYIDDCSRLVPYAQFFPSEKFEGLRVVTKEAVLRCGKPKRIYSDNGKIYRSEVLQYACAEMGITLIHTQPYDPQSKGKIERFFRTVQTRFYPLLELNPPKSLDELNERFGKWLEEEYHRKPHASLDGKTPHEVFQSQVERVVWVEDIDWLDAIFLKREHRKVKADGTITLNQQLYEVPPRFIGQSIELRYDERGVYVYEDGKRVAEAIRVRLEDNAHVKRHRSPFAAVPAKEREHGV, encoded by the coding sequence ATGGATGAATCGATGAGACACGATATCGCCCTGTTTCGGTACGGGCTGATCGCTCCATTGGTGAATGGGCAGGTGGAACCCAAAGCGTATTTGAATGAGGTGGGTGGGCGAGTGCACTCGATTCCTCATCAAGGGGACAAACTCATTGCGACGAAGACGATTCTGGATTGGTGTGCTCGATACAAAAAAGGGGGCTTCGACGCCTTGAAGCCGAAGCGCCGTTCGGACCGCGGCCGCTCCAGACGTCTGTCGCCCGATGATGAGGATCATATTCTAGCGTTGAGGAAGGAACATCCCACCATGCCCGTTACCGTTTTCTATGAACAACTCACCAAGCAAGGGGACATTCCTACCACCCTCTCATATTTTACTATATATCGACTGTTGAAAAAACACAACCTGGTGGGAAAAGAAATCTTGCCGATGCCGGAGCGAAAGCGTTTTGCATATGACCAGATCAATGAGCTATGGCAAGGAGACTTATCCCATGGACCCACGATTCGCGTCCATGGGAAAGCCCAGAAAACGTTTCTGATCGCTTATATCGATGACTGCTCACGGTTGGTGCCGTACGCGCAGTTTTTCCCTTCGGAGAAGTTTGAAGGGCTGCGGGTCGTCACAAAGGAAGCGGTGCTTCGTTGCGGGAAGCCGAAACGCATTTACTCGGACAACGGGAAAATTTACCGGTCCGAGGTGCTGCAGTATGCGTGCGCCGAGATGGGGATTACGCTCATCCACACCCAGCCGTATGACCCGCAAAGCAAAGGGAAAATCGAACGGTTCTTCCGCACCGTACAGACGCGGTTTTATCCGCTATTGGAGCTGAATCCGCCGAAGTCGCTTGACGAGTTGAACGAGCGGTTTGGGAAGTGGCTTGAAGAAGAGTATCACCGAAAACCACACGCCTCACTGGACGGAAAAACGCCGCATGAGGTGTTTCAGTCCCAAGTGGAACGAGTGGTGTGGGTCGAAGACATCGATTGGCTGGATGCGATTTTTCTGAAACGGGAGCACCGCAAGGTGAAAGCCGATGGCACGATCACCCTAAATCAACAGCTATACGAAGTGCCGCCTCGGTTCATTGGGCAATCGATTGAGCTCCGCTATGACGAACGAGGTGTCTATGTGTACGAAGACGGCAAACGGGTAGCGGAAGCCATTCGGGTGCGTTTGGAGGATAACGCCCATGTGAAGCGTCACCGGTCGCCGTTTGCGGCAGTTCCAGCGAAGGAGAGAGAACACGGTGTATAA